One genomic region from Dehalobacter restrictus DSM 9455 encodes:
- a CDS encoding formylglycine-generating enzyme family protein has product MDSNIKNYLDCLMVPIPGGMEHLRDYWDEQKWISTDSKMSIPGLKGNLTETERKVDIKPFFLAKYPVTKSLYGVITQKALVNVELNSIPMVNVSWYDAISFCNLLSKERGLTECYTFDHNGSNVFCDWNAVGYRLPTDAEWQYACKAGSTGYRYGEIQDIAWYSENSESRIHKVGKKEPNKWGLYDMLGNSWEWCWDLYDEKTYGPYRIFRGGSWAESARGCGATCRRRGHPSFCIDDLGFRLAKTI; this is encoded by the coding sequence ATGGATAGCAATATAAAGAATTATTTAGATTGCCTGATGGTACCTATTCCTGGTGGTATGGAGCATTTAAGGGATTATTGGGATGAACAGAAATGGATTAGTACAGATTCCAAAATGAGCATACCTGGGCTAAAAGGCAATTTGACAGAAACAGAAAGAAAAGTCGATATAAAACCTTTTTTTCTTGCCAAATATCCTGTGACAAAAAGTCTATATGGAGTAATAACCCAAAAAGCACTGGTCAACGTAGAGTTGAATTCTATTCCAATGGTGAATGTATCTTGGTACGATGCTATTTCATTTTGCAACCTGCTTTCAAAGGAACGTGGATTGACAGAGTGTTATACTTTTGACCACAATGGCAGTAATGTATTTTGTGATTGGAATGCCGTTGGATACAGATTGCCAACAGATGCAGAGTGGCAGTATGCATGTAAAGCGGGATCAACTGGATACAGGTATGGGGAAATTCAGGATATTGCCTGGTACAGTGAAAATTCGGAAAGCAGGATTCACAAGGTAGGTAAAAAAGAGCCAAATAAATGGGGATTATACGATATGTTAGGAAACTCATGGGAATGGTGCTGGGATTTGTATGATGAAAAAACATATGGTCCATACCGTATTTTTCGTGGAGGGAGTTGGGCCGAATCGGCTAGAGGATGCGGCGCTACATGCCGTCGCCGTGGTCATCCGTCATTTTGCATTGATGACTTGGGATTCCGTTTGGCTAAAACTATCTGA
- a CDS encoding IstB-like ATP-binding domain-containing protein, with protein sequence MLNNPTVEKLKSLKLKVMAEMVSDPDVHLRELSFEDRLGLMVEREVSA encoded by the coding sequence ATGCTTAACAATCCTACCGTGGAGAAACTGAAAAGTTTAAAGCTAAAAGTCATGGCCGAAATGGTCAGTGATCCGGATGTCCATTTAAGAGAGCTTTCCTTCGAAGACCGGCTGGGACTCATGGTAGAACGCGAGGTAAGCGCTTAA
- a CDS encoding ATP-binding protein has translation MKKQNVLNLIKYHVERNENAFRNESINIARYFDSIGDYQLAEYIMSLISESNLYTPQSSDFVSEFLKQLDTRGMEPLNLPMEISGDIKGIINAVNHNVGINKFLFEGLPGSGKTEAAKHVARLLDRTLFYVDFDNLIDSKLGQTNKNITSVFNEINMIPHSNKVVILFDEIDVIALDRINSNDVREMGRVTSTILRELDRLTDLNKEIVIIATTNLYSNFDKALTRRFDAVINFNRYSKEDLIEVAEYYFSSFIKNFKGISKDTRLFKKILKATDNLPYPGELKNIIKTSLAFSDVNFEHDYLRRLYNNLIGNLEQTDITQLHIQGFTVREIEKLKGESKSAVSRKLNKEEDQDE, from the coding sequence ATGAAAAAGCAAAACGTTTTAAATTTAATAAAATATCATGTTGAAAGAAACGAGAATGCTTTTAGAAATGAATCCATTAATATAGCAAGATACTTTGATAGTATTGGTGACTATCAGTTAGCTGAATATATTATGAGTTTAATTTCAGAATCAAATTTGTATACGCCTCAAAGTAGTGATTTTGTAAGTGAGTTTTTAAAGCAATTAGATACTAGAGGGATGGAACCACTTAATTTACCTATGGAGATATCTGGTGATATAAAAGGTATTATTAATGCTGTAAATCATAATGTAGGAATTAACAAGTTTTTGTTTGAAGGGTTGCCTGGTAGTGGGAAAACAGAGGCTGCTAAGCATGTAGCTCGGTTACTGGATAGAACATTGTTTTATGTTGATTTTGATAACTTAATTGACAGTAAATTAGGTCAAACTAATAAAAATATTACAAGCGTATTTAATGAAATAAATATGATTCCACATTCAAATAAAGTTGTTATTTTATTCGATGAAATAGATGTAATTGCATTGGATAGGATTAATTCTAATGATGTACGTGAAATGGGCAGAGTTACTTCAACTATTTTGAGAGAACTCGATAGGTTGACTGATTTAAATAAAGAAATAGTAATTATTGCAACAACAAATTTATATTCAAATTTTGACAAAGCATTAACAAGGCGTTTCGATGCAGTCATTAATTTTAATCGATATAGTAAGGAAGATTTGATTGAAGTTGCTGAGTATTACTTCTCATCTTTTATTAAAAATTTTAAAGGTATTTCAAAAGATACAAGGTTATTTAAAAAAATATTGAAAGCAACAGATAACCTACCGTATCCTGGAGAACTAAAAAATATTATAAAAACATCTTTAGCATTTAGTGATGTGAATTTTGAGCATGACTACTTAAGAAGACTTTACAATAATCTAATCGGTAATCTCGAACAAACTGACATTACCCAACTTCATATACAAGGTTTTACAGTGAGAGAAATAGAAAAACTTAAAGGGGAATCTAAAAGTGCTGTATCAAGAAAGCTGAATAAGGAGGAAGATCAAGATGAATAA
- a CDS encoding S8 family peptidase — translation MGTRKKPFQGILISVYYNKIVAKSNRISGLFRGKDSNFAIVGAKFNGEKSKHIITYFLDIIDLDKSIDLLSKASDVLNSRFQDGINKTIFDDNKIIDKVPFKQFSMSKSVFKQVVADVSYIDDFEVEMAPPQLKQSIITIYNTGTDTKILFKNIGIDILTSRILDNQTVFLDENQLKLLFEKAPYLVSMATVDLAELSPEDFIQEYQQGMLYIPSPSIEPTIGVIDTLFDKRVYFSEWVEYYDMVDDNLPKSTNDYRHGTAVSSLIVDGARLNPWLDDGCGRFKVRHFGVATGSKFSSFTIIKQIKNIIANNKDIKVWNISLGSNQEVNDNFISAEATVLDQIQYENDVIFVVAGTNKPSDDIVKIGSPADSINSMVVNAVTRKGLSTKYARKGLALSFFAKPDISYYGGSEEQYIQVCEPLGAANVAGTSFASPWIARKLSYLIDVLGLSREVAKAMIIDAARDWNEKPTPEEVALYGHGVVPIKIDNIVQTKEDEIKFLVSDVSEKWNTYNYHFPIPIKDDKYPYIARATMCYFPMCDRTQGVDYTNTELNLHFGRINNQGKVIDIKGDKQNQEEALNTEKNYLLEGEARDRFRKWDNVKYVAERPKDRMMPKISYNNKNWGMEIKTNNRLDPKDGMGIRFGVIVTLKETNGINRIDEFIKNCTLNGWLVNRIDVKNRIDIHKK, via the coding sequence TTGGGAACTAGAAAAAAACCTTTTCAAGGCATCTTAATTAGTGTTTATTACAATAAAATAGTTGCAAAAAGTAATCGGATATCTGGATTGTTTAGAGGAAAAGACTCTAATTTTGCTATTGTTGGGGCTAAATTCAATGGCGAAAAGAGTAAACATATAATTACTTATTTTCTAGATATTATAGATTTAGATAAAAGTATTGATTTGCTTTCTAAAGCAAGTGATGTTTTAAACTCTAGGTTTCAAGATGGTATAAATAAAACTATTTTTGATGACAATAAAATAATCGATAAAGTTCCATTTAAACAATTTTCAATGAGCAAATCTGTTTTTAAACAAGTGGTAGCGGATGTTTCATATATCGATGATTTTGAGGTGGAGATGGCCCCCCCCCAACTCAAGCAAAGCATTATTACAATATATAACACCGGTACAGATACAAAAATATTATTTAAAAATATAGGAATTGATATTCTAACAAGTAGAATACTAGATAACCAGACAGTATTTTTAGACGAAAATCAGTTAAAGCTTTTATTTGAAAAAGCTCCTTACCTTGTTTCAATGGCAACGGTGGATTTAGCAGAATTATCCCCCGAAGATTTTATTCAAGAATACCAGCAGGGTATGTTGTATATCCCTTCTCCGAGCATTGAACCAACTATTGGAGTCATTGATACCTTGTTTGATAAACGTGTTTATTTTAGTGAATGGGTAGAATATTATGATATGGTTGATGATAATCTTCCGAAAAGCACAAATGATTATCGTCATGGTACGGCTGTGTCTTCGCTTATTGTAGATGGTGCTAGGTTAAATCCATGGCTGGATGATGGATGTGGTAGATTTAAAGTACGCCACTTTGGTGTTGCAACTGGCTCAAAATTCTCATCTTTTACAATTATAAAGCAAATAAAAAATATTATTGCTAATAATAAAGATATAAAAGTCTGGAATATTTCACTTGGGAGTAATCAAGAAGTTAATGATAATTTTATTTCCGCAGAAGCTACGGTATTAGATCAAATTCAGTATGAAAATGATGTTATTTTTGTTGTAGCAGGAACAAATAAACCTAGTGATGATATTGTGAAAATTGGTTCGCCTGCTGATTCAATAAACAGCATGGTTGTGAATGCGGTGACTAGGAAAGGTCTATCAACAAAATATGCAAGAAAAGGGCTTGCATTATCATTTTTTGCAAAACCTGATATTAGTTATTATGGCGGGAGTGAGGAGCAATATATTCAAGTTTGCGAACCGTTAGGTGCAGCAAATGTTGCTGGTACTTCGTTTGCTTCTCCTTGGATTGCCCGTAAATTATCCTATTTAATTGATGTTTTAGGTTTGAGCAGAGAAGTTGCTAAAGCAATGATTATTGATGCTGCAAGAGATTGGAATGAAAAGCCAACTCCGGAAGAAGTCGCTCTTTATGGACATGGTGTTGTGCCTATCAAAATAGACAATATTGTTCAAACAAAAGAAGATGAGATTAAATTTTTAGTATCTGATGTAAGCGAAAAATGGAACACTTATAATTATCATTTCCCGATTCCGATTAAAGATGATAAATACCCATATATCGCAAGAGCAACCATGTGTTATTTCCCTATGTGTGATAGAACGCAAGGTGTTGATTATACTAATACAGAACTTAATCTTCATTTCGGAAGAATCAATAATCAGGGAAAGGTAATCGATATTAAAGGTGATAAGCAAAATCAAGAGGAAGCATTAAATACCGAGAAAAACTATCTCCTAGAAGGTGAAGCAAGAGACAGATTTAGAAAATGGGACAACGTAAAATATGTTGCTGAAAGACCTAAAGATAGAATGATGCCCAAAATATCATATAATAATAAAAATTGGGGGATGGAAATTAAAACAAACAATAGATTAGATCCAAAAGATGGAATGGGGATTCGTTTTGGCGTTATAGTTACATTGAAAGAAACTAATGGTATTAATAGAATTGACGAATTTATAAAAAATTGCACTTTAAATGGTTGGCTGGTTAACAGAATTGATGTTAAAAATAGAATTGATATTCATAAAAAGTAA
- the tnpC gene encoding IS66 family transposase, with translation MVSKDTYIEQLENTIKSLEQQVSNLTEMVLLLRKGKFGSSSEKTPREEISDQLSLFNEAELEADPHVPEPVVKDVNGYKRRKAKTKREVLLKDLPVKEILCEIPEEDLYCGNCGVTLKPIGKETVREELEYIPPKLQIIRYVRMSYECLKCKHTDTPYIEKALTPSSLMHHSLASPSTVANVMYQKYVNAMPLYRQEKDWEQLGFSLSRATMANWIIRCSQDYLYPVTRYLREQLLKRDVLHCDESPVQVLKENGRRPQSKSYMWLYRTREDGKEPIILYDYRTTRSGENAAEYLKGFSGFLHSDGYSGYNKLAEIVRCGCWAHLRRKFIEAIPDNRAKDSPLTNAEIGRDYCNRLFKIEDGLSELTSEEKYAKRLELERPVLDAFWCWLDSLHILQSSALGKAVTYAKNQKQYMENYLLDGRCSISNNAAENSIRPFTLGRKNWLFADTPKGASASAAVYSIVETAKANGLSVYTYLSYLLMYMPDTDYRNNPEALEELMPWSPRVQEECKK, from the coding sequence ATGGTTTCAAAGGACACCTACATCGAGCAGCTGGAAAATACAATAAAGAGCCTGGAACAGCAGGTAAGTAACCTTACCGAGATGGTGCTCCTTCTCCGCAAAGGGAAATTTGGCAGTTCCAGTGAAAAAACGCCGCGTGAGGAAATCAGTGACCAACTTAGCCTGTTCAATGAGGCAGAGTTAGAAGCCGATCCTCATGTCCCTGAACCCGTCGTAAAGGACGTAAACGGCTATAAGCGGCGAAAGGCTAAAACGAAACGGGAGGTATTACTTAAGGATCTTCCTGTCAAAGAAATCTTATGTGAGATTCCCGAGGAAGATCTTTACTGCGGCAACTGCGGAGTCACGCTCAAGCCGATTGGTAAAGAGACCGTCCGTGAGGAACTGGAATACATTCCACCAAAATTGCAGATTATCCGGTATGTGCGAATGTCCTATGAGTGTCTCAAATGCAAGCATACGGATACACCTTATATAGAAAAAGCACTGACACCATCTTCTCTCATGCATCATTCTCTGGCATCGCCCAGCACGGTAGCAAATGTCATGTACCAGAAGTACGTGAATGCCATGCCACTCTACCGCCAGGAAAAGGACTGGGAGCAGCTTGGTTTTTCCCTCTCAAGGGCGACGATGGCCAACTGGATCATCCGGTGCTCACAGGATTACCTGTATCCCGTTACCAGATACCTTCGGGAACAGCTCCTGAAGCGAGATGTCCTCCATTGTGATGAATCACCGGTCCAAGTATTGAAGGAGAATGGCCGAAGGCCACAGTCCAAGTCTTACATGTGGCTGTACCGTACTAGAGAAGACGGGAAGGAGCCCATTATCCTGTATGACTACAGGACAACAAGAAGCGGCGAAAATGCCGCCGAATATCTGAAGGGATTCAGCGGGTTCCTGCACAGCGACGGATACTCAGGATACAATAAGCTGGCAGAAATTGTTCGATGCGGCTGCTGGGCTCACCTCCGCCGCAAGTTCATAGAGGCCATCCCGGATAACCGGGCGAAAGATTCTCCGCTAACAAATGCGGAAATCGGTCGGGATTATTGCAATCGGCTGTTTAAAATCGAAGATGGGCTGTCCGAACTTACATCGGAAGAAAAATATGCCAAGCGTCTTGAGCTGGAAAGGCCGGTTCTAGATGCCTTTTGGTGCTGGCTGGACTCCCTCCATATACTGCAGAGCTCTGCCCTCGGCAAAGCAGTGACCTATGCAAAGAACCAGAAACAGTATATGGAGAACTACCTACTTGATGGAAGGTGTTCCATTTCCAATAACGCGGCCGAAAACAGCATCCGTCCCTTTACTCTAGGAAGAAAAAACTGGCTATTTGCCGATACCCCAAAGGGTGCCTCCGCAAGCGCTGCTGTGTACAGTATTGTGGAGACCGCTAAGGCGAATGGGCTTAGTGTCTATACATACCTGAGCTATCTGCTCATGTACATGCCGGATACAGATTATCGAAATAATCCGGAGGCTTTGGAAGAACTGATGCCTTGGTCGCCTCGAGTACAGGAAGAGTGTAAAAAATGA
- a CDS encoding IS1182 family transposase: protein MPYKNGINREQITLFPESIDDYITEDNEVQFIDAFVDNIETEFKYSKTSETGRPPYNPKDLLKLYLYGYINAIRSSRKLEKECHRNLEVMWLLKSLRPDHKTIANFRKDNKEEIPKVFKEFTLLCKKLSMFGGEIVSVDGSKFKAVNSKKQNVVKEKAVARIKEIEKQINEYLKEIEENDKNEEDTKTITKEELQERIETIKKRKEKYETLKAKMEETGETQISSTDPNSRLMMNNRKMEVCYNIQTIVDERNKLILDYKVTNEVSDINQLSIMALKAQDILQTENIDVLADKGYYKSTEIKACIDNGMVPYVSKPEVSGGKGYKLEKFEYIKEKDIYICPGKQELTYRKQTNKNGKIIRSYYTKGCKYCKIRSQCTENKTGREIQRWEHEEILEEMQKRLKENAEKYFLRRCLSEHPFGTIKRTMNAAYLLMKGFEKVEVEISLIMLSYNIKRVINILGVKKLIEVLG, encoded by the coding sequence ATGCCATATAAAAACGGAATAAACCGCGAACAAATTACACTATTTCCGGAAAGCATAGATGATTATATAACAGAGGACAATGAGGTTCAGTTTATTGATGCATTTGTAGATAATATAGAAACAGAATTTAAGTATTCCAAAACAAGTGAAACGGGGCGCCCTCCATATAACCCAAAGGATCTGCTCAAACTATACCTGTATGGGTACATCAATGCCATAAGATCGAGTAGAAAGCTTGAAAAGGAATGTCATAGAAATCTAGAGGTAATGTGGCTTCTAAAGAGTCTAAGGCCGGATCACAAAACGATAGCAAACTTCAGGAAAGACAACAAAGAAGAAATTCCAAAAGTATTTAAAGAATTCACGCTGCTCTGTAAGAAACTATCAATGTTTGGGGGAGAAATAGTATCGGTAGATGGAAGTAAATTTAAAGCAGTAAACTCAAAAAAACAAAACGTTGTAAAAGAAAAAGCTGTTGCAAGGATAAAAGAAATTGAGAAGCAGATAAACGAATACCTGAAGGAAATTGAAGAAAATGATAAGAATGAAGAAGACACAAAAACGATAACGAAAGAAGAGCTGCAAGAGAGAATTGAGACAATTAAAAAACGCAAAGAAAAATATGAAACCCTAAAGGCTAAGATGGAAGAAACGGGAGAAACCCAAATATCAAGCACAGATCCAAACAGTAGACTAATGATGAACAACCGTAAAATGGAAGTCTGCTACAATATACAAACGATAGTAGATGAGAGAAACAAACTGATATTAGACTATAAAGTAACAAATGAAGTAAGCGACATAAATCAACTGTCTATCATGGCATTAAAAGCGCAGGACATACTGCAAACTGAAAACATAGATGTTTTAGCAGACAAAGGATATTACAAGTCAACTGAAATCAAAGCCTGTATAGATAATGGAATGGTTCCCTACGTATCCAAGCCAGAAGTAAGTGGCGGAAAAGGCTATAAGCTCGAGAAATTTGAGTACATAAAAGAAAAAGACATATACATATGTCCAGGGAAGCAAGAACTAACATACAGAAAACAAACAAATAAAAACGGTAAGATAATAAGGAGCTATTACACAAAAGGTTGTAAATATTGCAAAATCAGAAGTCAGTGCACAGAAAATAAGACCGGAAGAGAAATTCAGAGATGGGAACATGAAGAAATATTAGAAGAAATGCAAAAACGATTAAAGGAAAATGCAGAAAAGTATTTCTTGAGAAGATGTTTATCTGAACATCCATTTGGAACAATAAAACGGACAATGAATGCAGCATATTTGCTGATGAAAGGCTTTGAAAAAGTAGAAGTTGAAATCAGTTTGATAATGCTGTCTTATAATATTAAAAGAGTAATAAACATACTGGGAGTAAAGAAATTGATTGAAGTACTGGGGTAA
- the tnpA gene encoding IS66 family insertion sequence element accessory protein TnpA produces MDEITPVKIQFRMEQWVRLIKEFQASGMTVKSWCQQNNISESAYYYWLKQIRMKAYLHQLPTTQPENKKPVEFAKLHVDTLRTGAAVIIHLPSATVEVKEGTSQKTLEAVLLALKSLC; encoded by the coding sequence ATGGATGAAATAACCCCAGTTAAAATCCAGTTCCGTATGGAACAGTGGGTGCGGTTGATTAAGGAATTTCAGGCTAGTGGTATGACCGTAAAATCTTGGTGTCAACAGAATAATATAAGTGAATCGGCATACTACTACTGGCTGAAACAAATCCGCATGAAAGCATATTTACATCAACTTCCGACTACACAGCCTGAAAACAAGAAGCCCGTCGAATTTGCAAAACTTCATGTGGATACATTAAGAACTGGTGCTGCCGTCATCATTCATCTTCCATCCGCAACGGTTGAAGTCAAGGAAGGAACATCCCAAAAAACTCTTGAAGCCGTTTTGCTAGCTTTAAAATCTCTATGTTAG
- the istB gene encoding IS21-like element helper ATPase IstB, translated as MSKKNARIGRLLRQATLGMDACIEDIDYTVDRTIDKKVIQTLATCAFIEQKLNVVISGKTGSGKSYIACALGNSACRQGYPAKYFRMPELLLEIQEAKQENRYSRYMSSLQNIKLLILDDIGLKAYSLEESRDILEIAESRYNKGSMVLSGQVSHTQWYDLFPDPTIADAIMDRVIHNAYILPLDSKISMREVTAKKMIKDLSF; from the coding sequence TTGTCAAAGAAAAATGCCCGGATCGGGAGGCTCTTGCGCCAGGCTACGCTTGGCATGGATGCTTGCATTGAGGATATCGACTACACCGTCGATCGTACTATTGACAAAAAGGTTATCCAAACCCTGGCGACGTGCGCTTTCATCGAACAAAAACTTAACGTTGTAATTTCCGGCAAAACGGGAAGCGGTAAATCGTACATCGCCTGCGCCTTAGGGAATAGTGCCTGTCGGCAGGGTTATCCTGCTAAATACTTCCGAATGCCTGAATTACTTTTAGAAATTCAGGAAGCCAAACAGGAAAACCGGTATAGCCGGTATATGTCAAGCCTTCAAAACATCAAGCTCCTGATCCTAGACGACATTGGTCTGAAAGCTTACTCGCTTGAAGAAAGCCGAGACATCCTGGAAATCGCTGAAAGCCGTTACAACAAAGGTTCTATGGTGCTATCCGGCCAGGTTTCTCATACACAGTGGTATGATCTGTTCCCGGATCCAACAATTGCTGATGCCATTATGGACCGTGTGATTCATAATGCGTACATCCTGCCTTTGGATTCCAAAATATCTATGAGAGAAGTGACTGCCAAAAAGATGATCAAGGATCTGTCGTTTTAG
- the tnpB gene encoding IS66 family insertion sequence element accessory protein TnpB (TnpB, as the term is used for proteins encoded by IS66 family insertion elements, is considered an accessory protein, since TnpC, encoded by a neighboring gene, is a DDE family transposase.) produces the protein MLGDITAAKEIYIACGYTDMRKSIDGLAALVQETFGIDPFASSLYLFCGKRRNRIKALLWEGDGFVLLYKRLENGNFKWPRSADQVRSLTWQEFKWLMEGLEIDQPRAIKKVKPGAFC, from the coding sequence ATGTTAGGAGACATTACAGCAGCAAAAGAGATCTACATCGCTTGCGGTTATACGGATATGCGTAAATCTATTGACGGACTAGCAGCCCTTGTCCAGGAAACCTTCGGCATTGATCCTTTCGCATCCAGTCTCTATCTGTTCTGTGGCAAGCGTCGGAATCGTATCAAAGCCTTGCTCTGGGAAGGCGACGGATTTGTACTTCTTTATAAGCGCCTCGAAAACGGAAACTTTAAATGGCCCAGGTCTGCAGATCAGGTGAGGTCTCTTACATGGCAGGAGTTCAAGTGGCTGATGGAAGGTCTGGAGATAGATCAGCCAAGAGCCATAAAGAAGGTGAAACCAGGCGCTTTTTGCTGA
- the istA gene encoding IS21 family transposase: MLKVKEILRLKHEVGLSLREIGKSCDCGKSTVSEVLERAEDAGVTWPVTLTDKQLLSLLYPPITSKHTMPEPDMEYVFYEMKRRSVTLMLLWEEYKHKHPDGIMYTQFCDRYRKFKKANQLTMHIEHKAGEEMQVDWAGQTMSYVDPETGEIKTVYLFVAVLPASAYPFVYAYDDMKLPNWIDAHIRAYEYYGGVPKVTIPDNTKTAVTTPDRFDPVLNKSYNEMGRFYRTTIIPARAAKPKDKAADENMVGNVSRKIIAALRNTQFFSLYELNQAIKEELAKFIVRPFQKMEGNRVSAFEKIDKPCLQSLPAGKYEFAEWKETKIQFNYHVDYEGFFYSVPYTYVGQKCSIRATSKTIEIYVSGERIAVFPRNHNPYKRYTTLPDHMPEGHKAVSGWSSERFLSWAKTIGPNTLELIKHVLESREYPVQTYRACMGIMRLSKSYPSESMERASEEALAKRTYTFKYFNIILKQVTAKVLKADDCKIVAHANVRGSRSYAGGGIHRLCKNVENNG; this comes from the coding sequence GTGCTGAAAGTCAAAGAAATCTTGAGATTAAAACATGAAGTCGGTCTATCCTTGAGAGAAATCGGAAAATCCTGCGATTGCGGTAAATCCACCGTATCGGAAGTGCTTGAAAGAGCGGAAGATGCCGGAGTCACATGGCCCGTAACACTAACGGACAAACAATTGCTGTCACTACTTTATCCGCCGATAACCAGTAAACATACAATGCCCGAACCGGATATGGAATATGTTTTCTATGAGATGAAGCGAAGAAGTGTCACCCTGATGCTTCTCTGGGAAGAATATAAACATAAGCATCCTGACGGTATCATGTACACGCAGTTTTGCGACCGGTACCGTAAATTCAAGAAGGCCAATCAGCTCACCATGCATATCGAACATAAAGCAGGCGAAGAAATGCAGGTCGACTGGGCCGGCCAAACCATGTCTTATGTGGATCCGGAAACCGGGGAAATCAAAACGGTTTACCTTTTTGTAGCGGTACTTCCGGCTAGTGCTTACCCCTTTGTCTATGCCTATGACGACATGAAGCTGCCGAATTGGATTGATGCTCATATCAGAGCGTATGAATACTATGGCGGTGTTCCGAAAGTGACGATCCCGGATAATACAAAGACTGCCGTCACCACACCTGACCGGTTCGATCCGGTGCTCAACAAGAGTTACAACGAAATGGGACGATTTTACCGCACAACAATCATCCCAGCCCGGGCAGCCAAGCCAAAAGACAAAGCAGCGGATGAGAATATGGTCGGCAATGTCTCCAGAAAGATCATCGCGGCTTTAAGAAACACACAGTTTTTCAGCCTGTATGAGCTCAACCAGGCGATCAAAGAAGAACTGGCCAAGTTCATCGTGCGACCTTTTCAAAAGATGGAAGGTAACCGGGTAAGTGCCTTTGAAAAGATCGACAAACCTTGTTTACAGTCACTGCCTGCCGGGAAATATGAATTTGCCGAGTGGAAAGAGACCAAAATCCAGTTCAATTACCATGTGGATTATGAGGGATTCTTCTACAGCGTCCCCTACACCTATGTTGGACAGAAATGTTCCATCCGGGCCACCTCCAAAACGATTGAAATTTATGTGAGCGGCGAAAGGATCGCCGTATTCCCAAGAAACCATAACCCTTACAAGCGGTATACGACACTGCCGGATCATATGCCGGAGGGACATAAAGCCGTCTCGGGCTGGAGTTCAGAGCGTTTTCTGTCCTGGGCCAAAACAATCGGTCCGAACACGCTGGAACTCATTAAACACGTCCTTGAAAGCCGGGAATATCCGGTACAAACCTACCGGGCTTGTATGGGTATCATGAGACTGAGTAAAAGCTATCCATCTGAGTCTATGGAAAGAGCCAGTGAAGAAGCACTTGCTAAAAGGACGTATACTTTCAAGTACTTCAACATCATCCTGAAACAGGTAACCGCAAAAGTTCTAAAGGCTGACGATTGCAAGATCGTTGCACATGCTAACGTCCGAGGAAGCCGTTCCTACGCGGGAGGTGGCATCCACAGGCTGTGTAAAAACGTAGAGAATAATGGATAA